A genomic window from Elaeis guineensis isolate ETL-2024a chromosome 3, EG11, whole genome shotgun sequence includes:
- the LOC105040988 gene encoding uncharacterized protein, translated as MRPKSDHASGGRAATASAASPPSEFDSIDPILHLLRFLPYGFLRPPHLRLKLPSSLALPSPMTVFSLVLLTYFAVVSGLVYDVIVEPPGIGSTQDRSTGTVRPVVFLPGRVNGQYIIEGLSSGFMFVLGGVGLILMDLALDRNRARSVRISFASFGISAIVIAYAMSMLFIRIKIPGYLW; from the coding sequence ATGCGACCGAAATCCGATCACGCCAGTGGCGGCCGTGCCGCCACTGCGTCCGCGGCCTCCCCACCGTCGGAATTCGACTCGATTGACCCGATCCTCCACCTCCTCCGCTTCCTTCCCTACGGCTTTCTCCGCCCGCCGCACCTCCGCCTGAAGCTTCCCTCCTCCTTGGCCCTGCCCTCCCCGATGACCGTCTTCTCTCTTGTCCTCCTCACCTACTTCGCCGTTGTCTCCGGCCTCGTCTACGACGTCATCGTGGAGCCCCCCGGGATCGGCAGTACCCAGGATCGATCAACCGGCACCGTCCGCCCTGTCGTCTTCCTCCCTGGCCGCGTCAACGGCCAGTACATCATCGAGGGCCTCTCCTCTGGCTTCATGTTCGTGCTTGGTGGCGTCGGCCTCATCCTcatggacctcgccctcgaccGCAACCGCGCCCGCAGCGTTCGTATCTCCTTCGCCTCCTTCGGCATCTCCGCCATCGTCATCGCGTACGCGATGAGTATGCTCTTCATCCGCATCAAGATCCCCGGCTACCTCTGGTGA